The Prionailurus viverrinus isolate Anna chromosome C1, UM_Priviv_1.0, whole genome shotgun sequence DNA window GCCAAGAGCGGTACGGGCGgggctctgccctctccccagcccccctcccgccccgtcctccttcctgctctgagccacccccaccttccctccgGTCCCCCCAGTGCTGAAGAAGCTGCGCGGGACGGCTGACGTGACCCGCGACCTGCAGGAGATGAAGGAGGAGAGTCGGCAGATGATGCGGGAGAAGAAGGTCACCATCCTGGAGCTGTTCCGCTCGCCCGCCTACCGCCAGCCCATCCTCATCGCCGTGGTCCTGCAGCTGTCCCAGCAGCTGTCGGGCATCAACGCTGTgagtgcccctcacccaccctttCCTTTGGGCCCAGCCAAACCCCGTGGTCAAGTGTGTGCTGTGAACAGATCCCAAACTTAAAACAGACAAGCCCCTTCCAATGGAGCAGCTTTCCTTCAGAACCAAAACCCAGACATGTCCCCTTCATTCTACACTCACCCGTGTCCCACACCCACAGCGACGGAGGTGGGGAAAGAGCCACGGCACCTGGCCAAGTCCCAACAAATTCTCTGTCCCTTAGGTTTTCTATTACTCCACAAGTATCTTCGAGAAGGCGGGGGTGCAGCAGCCTGTATATGCCACCATTGGCTCCGGCATCGTCAACACAGCCTTCACTGTCGTGTCGGTGAGTCTGCGTCATTGCCCACCGCCGGTCAGCTGCCAGGGTCCAGCTCAGGGTGGCCCCAGGGCCTTGTGACTGAACGGCAGCATTTACTGCAAGCCAAGCAGTGTGTCAGGTTCTTCCTGAGTGCTGTGTCGTCTCATCCTCACAAACCTGTCAAGTTCATTACTCATATCAAACAGCCCATGACACTGATGCTCAGAGAAGGGCAGcggcttgcccaaagtcacagccAGGATGCTCCGCTGTCTGGCTCTCTGGGGCTGGCTCTCACCCCCTGTCCTGCTGCCTGGAGtcagctctctgcccctcagatCCTATGTGGTCCTTAAGCTGAGCCCCACGGAGGAGGCAGTGCTGTTTGGCTTTCTCAACACTTGGGACAAGCCTCTAGATGGGGGGCGGGCGTGGTCAGAGAGGCACTAGGAGGGGGTGGCACTGACTCTGTCTCTGCCCGCAGCTGTTTGTGGTGGAACGAGCCGGCCGGCGGACCCTGCACCTCATAGGCCTGGCTGGCATGGCAGGCTGTGCTGTGCTCATGACCATCGCGCTGGCACTGCTGGTGAGTTGCTCCGCTCTGGGAGacagcaggggttggggggaaagCTCATGACAGCTTCTGATCCGAGTGACTGTGTCAGCCCCAGTCTGGCCAGAAGCATCCAGAGACCAGGTAGGGGCTGCCTTCTCCCTAgttctgcccccttctccccagccccatGGGCCTGGGTATGGCCTTCTGGCTCCCTAGATTGTCTCCTacccactcacatcctgtcttGAACTGGCTCCTCCCTGTTCCGTGCTTTCTCACCACAGCACCTCTGGCCCCAGGACCTAAGGCCCCTTTCCCCAGGAATTGCTCTGCCCAGTACTAAGTCTTCCAAAGTCTTCAACTGTGACCTTAGTTCATCTTCAGAACAGCCCTAGAAAGTATTCCCCTCCTTAccaccaagacatggaaacatgCCTTTTCTCAGTTCTCACCCCTGCCAGGTGTAGTTAGTATTCCCATTTCAGAAGTGAGGAATTCTAGTCCTGCTGAGGTTAGTAACGCAGCAGATAAAGGACAAAGCCAGGAATCGACCCCAGGTCTGCTGGCCCCGAGCCTGTGACTGTAACCACTGTGGcaaccctgtgccaggcacttcacATGCACGAACCCTCCTTTGTCTACCCTCTGGGCAAGGAAGCAACAGTATGCTCATTTTACAACTTAACCAGAGCGTAGAAAGTCTGGTGATAGCTGAGAGGTCCAGCACGCAGCAGGTGATGTGTGGCAGATCTGGGATCAGACCCAAAGCCTATACCTTTTCTACTGTGGCCTCCTCGAAGACAATGAGGATATAGGACCACATGCTTTGGGTCTACTCTGCTGGCCCTGAGCTGGGCACCTTACAAACTCTTTAACACTTAGCCCTAGGAATGCTCTTCCACAGCATTCTGCTTCAGGCGGACTGCTCTGCATCTAGAGCCAGGGGACCACAGGGACCTCTTCTTAGCACCTTCCATGTGCACACCGCATTACCATTCCCAGAGGGTAGGCTTGAGCTCACAGCCATCCTGCAGGACTTAGATCATTTTGTTCAGATGAGGAAGCGGAGACCCAGTGGAGGGAACCTAAGCTATGTGGCAAATCCAGGATCAGCCCCCAGGACTGCCTCCCAGCCTAGGACTCTTAGCCCTGCCCTGGGCTACCTCTGCAGTTTTGGTTTCCTCTGAGGATCCATAACAACCTAATCTAACTTTCCACCCTTCTGTTGTCCTCAACAGGAACAGCTGCCCTGGATGTCCTATCTCAGCATCGTGGCCATCTTTGGCTTCGTGGCCTTCTTTGAAGTGGGCCCTGGCCCTATCCCATGGTTCATTGTGGCTGAACTCTTCAGCCAGGGTCCTCGCCCAGCTGCTATTGCTGTTGCTGGCTTCTCCAACTGGACCTCCAATTTCATTGTGGGCATGTGCTTCCAGTATGTAGAGGTGAGAACCCTGCACTGTCCCTGCTCACCATTGCTCTCCTGCATGCAGGACCCTGTGCTGCTCTGCAAAGTGCTCTCCCAGCTGTTCTCATTGGAATCCTGCtgaggaggaaattgaggctcagaagcCTAGGTCACTGGGCTAAAAACACTGACCTCAATTCCAGGGTTCTTTGCTTAGCTTTGAATTGTCTCTATTCTGCTCTACGGTGGGACCCTGCTCCCTGGAGCCCATCACATGCCAGGTGCAGGCAGTCTCATTTAATCATCCCAGCATGCCTGGGCCGTGAGTAGCTGTTCCCTTTTTCAGATCAAAGATCAAGTCCTATAAGTCAAGGTCCTACAGTCAGGATGTAGGATCAGTACTCCAAccaagtgtatgtgtgtgtctttcaGCAACTGTGTGGTCCATATGTCTTCATCATCTTCACCGTACTCCTGGTTCTGTTCTTCATCTTCACCTACTTCAAAGTTCCCGAGACGAAAGGCCGGACCTTCGATGAGATTGCTTCCGGCTTCCGGCAGGGAGGAGCCGGTCAAAGCGACAAGACACCCGAGGAGCTGTTTCACCCCCTGGGGGCCGATTCCCAAGTGTGAGGTGCCCCACACCACCAGCCCGGCCTGCTCCCAGCAGCCCCAAGGATCTCTCAGAGCACAGGCAGCTGGATGAGACTTTCAAACTGATGGATTTCAGCAGAGCCGGGCCTGGGGCTCCTTTCTTCAGCCAACAGTGATGTCCAGAAGAATATTAGGACTTTAATGGCTCCAGGattttaacaaaaacaagactGTTGCTCAGATCTATTCAGACAAGCAAcaggttttataattttttttattactgattttgttattatttttttatcagcCAGAGTCTCTTGTACCTACACCCAGACTTCACTCTGAATGGCTCAGTACCTGAAGGTGGGGACCAAGTCCTGCCTAGACACTTGCCTTCTTTGCCACGCTAATCTGTAGGGCTGGACCTATGACCAAGGACATACTAATCAAACAACGAACTATGAGGCTTCTACCCCAAGAGGTAGCTGTGGCCGCTCTCTTCTGAGGCCTGGATCTCCCTACCCTAATGGTTAGGCTCCACTAGGGTTCGCCCATACCCATCCCTTCCTGCCCAACCACTCAAAGTAATCTTGCCTTGCCTGAGACCAGTTGGGAGCACTGGAgtgcagggaggagaggggaagggccagactGGGCTGCCAGCTTCTAGTCTCCTTTGCACTGAGGGCCAGACGATCACCATGAGAGGAGGGCCGTAGGAGACTGAGAACTCACTGCTCAAGAAGACATGGACACTCCTGCCCTGCTGTGTATAGATggaagatatttatatatattttttggttgtCAATATTAAATACAGACACTAAGTTATAGTATATCTGGACAAACCAACTTGTAAATACACCACCTTACTTCCTCTGTAACTTACCTAAACAGATATAAATGGCTGGTTTTTAGAAACATGGTTTTGAAATGCTTGTGCGTTAAGGGTAGGGAGAATGAGATGGAATGGGAGCGAAATAATGGCTATAGTGACTTTGAACTTTGTGACTTGAAACCCAGTCCCTTCCAAGGAATGAACACCCACTATTGCTTAGTCTAGGGTCATACTACCTTGAAGGCATCTGAGCTCCTCTGATTTCCAGAAGCTAAGCAGAGtcggcctggttagtacttggatgggagaccctCCACTGCTTAAAAATCTGTCTAATGTGTCTTTCCCCACAGAAAATCTAAATATCTTGGCATCCAAGACATTCCTGTTTTCCTTCACATGATAGTTGGTATTCAAAAAATGACAGCTATGTGCTAACCTTGATGCTCAGGCCTTGATACACATTATCTTGAATGTGAGGTAGGTACCATATCTGCCTTTGAAAGGCCCAGAGGTTATGTGCCTGAAACCTCCAAGTAAATCATGCCAGAACCCCTGCTTTTAACAATTACACTACACAACCCCTACCCCATAGCTGATTTCCTCTAACCTTTAAACTAGGAAATGACCCCTCTGATCCAGCTTACATGCTACTGGGGCCTCTCAAAAGACTTCTCACCCCCTTTCCCACCCAGGAATTTCAAGGGcctcctctgttcccttcctATGGCACTGTACTCTTGCACCCTTTATCTACAACTCCTAATTTTCCCCTTGTATCAATGTCATAGAAGGTCAATTTGGTTCATCTGTGTCTTCAGCACTAAAGGCAggcttggcacacagcaggcgcTTGGAAAATAGTTGATGAAATAAAGCACTAAGGGTATTTGTCCCTAGAGACTCAGGAGAAAATCGGGGGAATCTGCCTGTAGAAGCCTTTATAACTGCAGTcaggcaaaactataaaatttccttGGCACCAAGAGTGATTGATTGTAAGGAGGGAGTGAGAAGGGAAATGGAACTTAGTAAATGGAAGTGTCTATGTATGTTATTAGTTACAAAGAATCTGAGGCGTTATCTATCCATCCCCATCTCACAAATGAGGGGTGCGATTCAGAGTAATGCCCTGCCTGAGCCTGAAGGCTTAAAGCGCGAAGGGTTGAGGCCACGTGATGGGTTGCGTGGGATGGAGAAAGCCTTGTGTGTCTCCAAAAATCTAACGCTGAAAGCAAGATATCTTTGTAAACTTCGAGGAGGCACCCGAAGGGGCAGTGTAAAGAGGAGGGTTAGGGGTCCAGAATGCCAGGAGTGAGTTCCATCCAGGCTCTTAAAAGCTCATGGCGGCACTCGGCGGCTGCTGCGCTGGATGCAAGTTAACAGACCAGGGCTGGGTTGGGGCGGAAGGGGCGTACCCAGGGCCGGAGCTCGAGGATGCAAAGACCATGGCGTGCAGAGACCGCGCCGCTCCTTGGCGCCCACGAGCCCCGGGCTCCGAAGCGGGGCACAGCCCACAgcaccccagccccgccccggcccAGGGCTCCAGACCCGGGTGTGAAAAGGCCCGAGAACCCCCTCCCCGGTTCCCTTCCCGCACTAGGTTGCCCCTATATGCCTGGCGCCGGCCATTTCCCAAAGTGCGCAGTGCGCGCAGGCGCCCGTCGCCCAGTCCCGCCCCAGCCGTGGCCCACAATGCTGTGGGAGGCACAGCTTCCGTTCCCTCGACGCCTTTTCTCCTGGCGTCCACCACGGCCGGGGCGACAGGCCGTCCTCCCCAGACCCCACCAGCGGTGCTCCAGGACCTGCTCTGGCGGTCGCTCCCTTGGTCGCCTCGCGGGAGGGGTGGAGCTACGCAGTACCTCCGCCAATCAGGCCGCACTGTTGGCTGGCGGGGAGGCGGGCCCCAGGCCACCACCAATCACAGCCTGGCTTCTCCGGCGGCGAGCCTGTAGCGTCTTGTAGGTCTGCCTTCTGGGAGGTGCCTTTGCGCTGAACCTTAGCGCCGGCACCTGGAGAACCTAGGCCACCTGGGATTCCTATCGCCCATAAGGGAACGGCTACACATTCTGACGAAAAGGAGTAAATAGGTAACGAGAGTGCTCCCGGCCACCTTCTTTTCCAGGGCTTAGCTAAGTTCGCTGACAGTTTGTGAGCTCCTTTGTCGGATATCCTCTGCTCAAAAGCCTCCTCTCCCTGGACACCTGGATCAGGTTACCCCGCTGGACCCCGCAGCATCCTGTATTTCCTCCATCAGCTACATGGGAGTTGGCTGTCCCAACACCAGACTGGGGAGGCAACTGCTGAGCCATTCCTTTGGCCTCAGATCTCACCACACAATTTGGTCAGGCGACCAAATGAGCTAGAATTTAGATTCAGTGACGTTCcacaatctgattttttttttccagggcagTTTTAGGCAGAAAACCCAACAATTCACCGTATGTATAAGGGGGAAAGAATGTTCATTCTCTCCTGTCAAAACAGTATGTTTAGTGCCCCCTTTCTCATCCTATGATTTTGATTTCCTAAGTCACCTACAGATCGGACCCATTCTGTTTATTGCAGGCTGCGGGCCACTCATCTCTCTCCAGGGATCACTGCAGCACTTCCTCactgttctctctgctttctgcctTCCCTTATTCTCAaatctatctatctttctttctttctcttttctgattttatttttaagtagtctctacacccagtgtggggcttgaactcacaaccccaagatcaagagtttcacgctctactgactgagccagctaggcacccttGCAAATCTTTATAAAATGCACATCTGGTCATGTCTCTCCCCTACTTAAAACCTTCCCTGGGTCCTCATTTCCCTTTGGATAATGCCCAGCTTCCTTAGTCCAGAAATTCAAGACCATTCAGGATCAGTTTCTAGCACTCACAGGCAGCCTCATCTTtcaccactgccccctccccaccacctcaccTGAACCATCCTCTAGGCATTGATTACTCTGTCCTTTGACCTTTACATACTCCTTGCCTTGGGGGCTTTGGGTTCCCTCCACACAGATGGCCTTCCCACCGACTCCTGTTGTCCACCAGGTGGTTTATCCCATCACAGCCCCGGGAGAAGCTGCTCCTTGGGACACTGCTGCCAACTAGTGGCTGTTGTGTGAACACTTGGGGCAGGTTTTAACCTCAACCTTTCAGGGGTTCAGAGAGAATAGATTGCTTTGGAGATAATCCTTCACTGGGACTATTACAACAAATCTGTTTGGTTACCCTGTCACTGGCATCCCAGAATGACCTTCCTAAAGCAGTGTCTGACTACATTATCCTAGGGTTTAATGCTCCCCACTATCTCATGATAAAGCCCAAATTCCTTAACTTAGTAGTGAAGATCTTTCACATTCTGGTCTTTGGAGCCCTTATCTCCCAACACACTCCTTCAGCACTCTAGGATCCAGCCACAGTGATGTGCTCAGTGTTCCCTGGACAGCTCCTCACCTAACCCAAAACTTTTTGTTcaatctccttctttctcctggtCTGCCGTTGCTCTCTCTATAAGGCCGTTTAACTGTCACTTTCTCTACAAAgcatccattcattccttcaactgTTACTTAACTGAGCATAAACTCTTTGCCAAGCTTTTTCTTAAGCTGTGTGGTGTCTTGGAAAGAACATGTTACTTGGTGGAATAACCCTGGAGAAATCACTTCCCTTTTCTGATCTTCAGTTTCCTCGCCTGTGATATTAACATGAAATAAGATATGTGTAAAGCTGGCATCAGTTAGAATTAGTCCATATTCTCCCTTCCACTCTATTCAGAAAGTCTGGTACTTACCCCTGAGATTTCTGTGATTTCCCAGGGGTCGCTTCCATTCTCAAGGTCATCTCTGGCTCTGACGGTCAGCATCTCGTAAACCACCTGGTAATGGATTCCCAGTGCAAGCTGTTTCCTGTCTTGGGActcagattttttctttcattttgcttcATTCATTTACTGGCCAACTACTGGGTGTCCGGCATTATTCCAGTGCTGGGGATAAGAAAGATAGTctttcaaggagcttacattctgggGCTGGaacggggggcagggggcaggagtgTGAGCaatcaataaaaatgtatcagATGGTGGTTTGTGTTGTGGGGTAAAAGGCAATCTGGGAGAGAGGCTGATGGATTGTGAGGGCATGTGCAGATAGGTCAGTTTTAGACGAGATAACCTGAAGTCTTCCCTGAGGGAGCAATATTTCAGTACAGACTGGAGTGAAGCGAGGAAGCAAATCATACACATGTCTGAGGGAAAAAAACCTTGTCAGTCAAGGGTACAGTAAGCTCTAAGGTGCAAAGGCGAGACCATGCTCATGTGTTGGAGGACTAGCAAGGAGGCTGGGGCGACTGGGACCAGGGTAACAAGTAGATGAGGTCAGAAATGTGAAAGGGTGTTTATATCACACAGGGCCTTTAGACCATatgaaaacttttttgttttgtttttaaatgtaagaagAGACTTcacaattttcatattttctgttatttatgaTCAGTGGTTACGGTCAGCATGTTAGTTATCACAGGGTTGGTGAGCAAATCCAAACTCCTGTGGCATATTTTACAACTCTGAGGGGACCAATACAATTAATTCTCCACATTTCTACATATGtagttttctataataaaaatagagTTGTAGGGTTACAACAACCCATGAAAGATAATTATGAAAACAAACCTCTGACCGTTACAAGAATTTCATTGCCTTTCCTAGTAAGGAGGCTTCAGAATTCAATTGCTGTCTCTGGTAGAAATAAGTATAAAGAGTAAGGATAGATTTAATTAAACTTTATGAAAACTTATAGGTAAATATTCTCTtacctctcctcttccttccttccttcctccctcctccctccctcccctcctctttcttccttccttcctttctttcttaaactttatttatttattttgagagacagagcgtgtgcatgtgcacaagttggggaggagaggagaaaggatcccaagcagacttatagagcctgacatggggctagaactcacaaatcacaagatcatgatctaagccaaaatcaagagtcagatgcttaaccaactgagccacccaggcgccgccccccccccccccccacctttctttcTAAGCAGAGGATAGAAGGTCTTTTAGTGTTTTGTATTTCAAAAGTGC harbors:
- the SLC2A1 gene encoding solute carrier family 2, facilitated glucose transporter member 1; the protein is MEPSSKKLTGRLMLAVGGAVLGSLQFGYNTGVINAPQKVIEEFYNQTWIHRYGESILPTTLTTLWSLSVAIFSVGGMIGSFSVGLFVNRFGRRNSMLIINLLAVLSSMLMGFSKLAKSFEMLILGRFIIGVYCGLTTGFVPMYVGEVSPTALRGALGTLHQLGIVVGILIAQVFGLDSIMGSEELWPLLLSVIFVPALLQCVLLPFCPESPRFLLINRNEENRAKSVLKKLRGTADVTRDLQEMKEESRQMMREKKVTILELFRSPAYRQPILIAVVLQLSQQLSGINAVFYYSTSIFEKAGVQQPVYATIGSGIVNTAFTVVSLFVVERAGRRTLHLIGLAGMAGCAVLMTIALALLEQLPWMSYLSIVAIFGFVAFFEVGPGPIPWFIVAELFSQGPRPAAIAVAGFSNWTSNFIVGMCFQYVEQLCGPYVFIIFTVLLVLFFIFTYFKVPETKGRTFDEIASGFRQGGAGQSDKTPEELFHPLGADSQV